One region of Arthrobacter sp. StoSoilB22 genomic DNA includes:
- the mtrB gene encoding MtrAB system histidine kinase MtrB, with the protein MVSDIKQVPESPVGETGAEGENPGAKDPGAAGVEQVTPAQSESPETSPEPVGATHERPARNTKSLSWLLSRARIWTRRGLILVLRITRLVSLGMRQIRPGLRFVWRSLLRRWRRSLEFRTVLTTLLLAVTSFAIVGAYLSNQIANNLFQERLAQAESESRFNVKQVQDTFDGAQVTDQSSVITLVYDTLTAVEGRGSVIQRRYVFEAAPEQTKPRNRWVESRASDQLTVRVIPPELRKAVQSGGKQQFWASTQFPVGNEDRPGIAVGNLVTFNGTAYELYLIYDLNTAQQTLDEIQNVLWAGGAALVLMIGAIAWYVTRNVVSPVSHAAVVSEKLAAGQLQERMVVKGEDEVARLGASFNHMAASLQEQITQLATLSQMQQRFVSDVSHELRTPLTTVRMAAEVLFDAREDFDPMNKRSAELLYHQVERFQSLLSDLLEISRFDAGAAVLDAEPQDIFQVISHVMEGAAPVAAEYGSEVRLNARQKSIIVEMDSRRIDRILRNLLLNALEHGEGKPIHISVAANHDAVAVSVRDHGIGMTQAEAARVFDRFWRADPARARTTGGSGLGLSIAAEDTKLHNGWLQAWGRKGAGSNFRLTLPLRQGGTIVKSPLQLEPADIKFPGSPSERQMLVLAPESGNTPAQPQAAGGDPGPGEGRTGEIS; encoded by the coding sequence GTGGTGTCGGATATAAAGCAGGTTCCTGAGTCGCCGGTCGGAGAGACCGGCGCGGAGGGCGAGAACCCGGGGGCCAAGGATCCCGGCGCGGCCGGAGTCGAGCAGGTGACCCCGGCACAGTCAGAGTCCCCGGAAACTTCCCCTGAGCCAGTGGGCGCCACCCACGAGCGGCCCGCCAGGAACACCAAGAGTCTTTCCTGGCTCCTGTCCCGGGCACGGATCTGGACACGCCGCGGCCTGATTCTCGTCCTTCGGATTACGCGCCTTGTGTCTCTTGGCATGAGGCAAATCCGGCCAGGACTGCGCTTCGTCTGGCGTTCACTGTTGCGGCGTTGGCGCCGGTCCTTGGAGTTCCGCACGGTCCTCACCACATTGCTTCTGGCAGTGACATCATTCGCCATTGTGGGCGCATACCTGTCCAACCAAATCGCCAACAACCTGTTCCAGGAACGGCTGGCCCAGGCGGAATCCGAGTCACGGTTCAACGTCAAACAAGTACAGGACACGTTCGACGGCGCGCAGGTCACCGACCAGTCAAGCGTGATCACCCTGGTCTATGACACGTTGACTGCCGTGGAAGGCCGCGGCTCGGTTATACAGCGTAGATACGTTTTTGAAGCCGCCCCGGAACAAACAAAACCCCGTAACCGGTGGGTCGAGTCACGTGCTTCGGACCAACTAACGGTCCGCGTCATTCCCCCCGAGCTGCGCAAGGCCGTGCAAAGCGGTGGCAAGCAGCAATTTTGGGCCTCCACACAGTTCCCGGTGGGAAACGAGGACAGACCCGGTATTGCCGTGGGGAACCTTGTCACATTCAACGGAACAGCCTACGAGCTATATCTGATCTACGACCTCAACACAGCCCAACAGACACTGGACGAGATCCAGAACGTCCTGTGGGCGGGTGGTGCGGCACTTGTCCTCATGATTGGTGCCATCGCCTGGTACGTGACCCGTAACGTCGTCAGCCCGGTAAGCCATGCTGCCGTGGTGTCGGAAAAGCTTGCTGCCGGCCAGTTGCAGGAACGCATGGTGGTCAAGGGGGAAGACGAGGTCGCGAGATTGGGCGCGTCCTTCAATCACATGGCCGCAAGCCTCCAGGAACAAATCACCCAATTGGCCACCCTGTCGCAGATGCAACAGCGCTTTGTGTCCGATGTATCCCATGAACTGCGTACCCCACTGACCACCGTGCGCATGGCGGCCGAGGTTCTGTTCGATGCCCGCGAAGATTTTGATCCCATGAACAAGAGGTCGGCAGAGTTGCTCTACCACCAGGTTGAGCGCTTTCAGTCCTTGCTGTCGGATCTGCTGGAGATTTCGCGGTTTGACGCTGGAGCCGCCGTCCTTGATGCAGAACCGCAGGACATCTTCCAAGTGATCTCGCACGTCATGGAGGGTGCGGCACCGGTTGCTGCGGAGTACGGCTCCGAAGTGCGACTGAACGCCCGCCAGAAGAGCATCATCGTGGAGATGGATTCGCGCAGGATCGACCGGATTCTCCGTAACTTGTTGCTCAACGCCCTGGAACACGGCGAGGGAAAGCCAATCCACATCTCCGTTGCGGCCAACCATGATGCTGTAGCGGTGTCAGTAAGGGACCACGGTATTGGGATGACCCAGGCTGAGGCTGCCAGGGTTTTCGACCGGTTCTGGCGGGCAGATCCTGCACGGGCCCGGACCACCGGTGGAAGCGGACTGGGCCTCTCCATCGCTGCCGAGGACACCAAGCTCCATAACGGCTGGCTCCAGGCATGGGGGCGAAAGGGCGCCGGTTCCAACTTCCGGTTGACACTTCCGTTGCGGCAAGGCGGCACCATTGTGAAGTCTCCCCTTCAGTTGGAGCCTGCGGACATTAAATTTCCCGGGTCGCCAAGCGAACGGCAGATGCTTGTACTGGCCCCGGAATCCGGCAACACTCCGGCGCAACCCCAAGCCGCCGGGGGAGATCCCGGTCCCGGCGAGGGCAGAACAGGGGAGATCTCATGA
- the mtrA gene encoding MtrAB system response regulator MtrA has product MKARILVVDDDEALAEMIGIVLRNDGFEPVFCADGGQALEIFRSSKPDLVLLDLMLPGSDGIEVCRQIRGESDVPIVMLTAKSDTSDVVRGLESGADDYVPKPFKPAELVARVRARLRPGDQKAPETLRIADVTIDVAGHLVTRGGERISLTPLEFDLLVALARKPWQVFTRELLLEQVWGYRHAADTRLVNVHVQRLRSKIERDPEAPEVVLTVRGVGYKAGS; this is encoded by the coding sequence ATGAAGGCACGCATTCTGGTAGTTGACGACGACGAAGCACTCGCAGAGATGATTGGCATCGTCCTGCGCAATGATGGCTTCGAGCCGGTGTTCTGCGCAGACGGCGGCCAGGCCTTGGAGATCTTCCGCTCCTCGAAGCCGGACCTGGTGCTCCTGGACCTGATGCTCCCGGGCTCGGACGGGATCGAGGTATGCCGCCAAATCCGCGGCGAGTCGGACGTTCCCATCGTCATGCTCACCGCAAAATCTGATACTTCGGATGTGGTTCGTGGCCTTGAATCCGGCGCCGATGACTACGTGCCCAAGCCCTTCAAGCCCGCTGAGCTTGTAGCGCGGGTTCGTGCGCGGTTGCGGCCCGGGGACCAGAAGGCCCCCGAAACCCTGCGCATTGCCGATGTCACTATTGACGTTGCAGGTCACTTGGTGACCCGGGGCGGAGAGCGGATCTCGCTGACTCCCCTAGAATTTGATCTCCTGGTTGCGTTGGCCCGCAAGCCGTGGCAGGTGTTCACACGTGAACTTCTGCTTGAGCAGGTGTGGGGATACCGCCACGCCGCCGACACGCGGCTGGTCAATGTCCACGTCCAACGGCTGCGCTCCAAGATTGAACGTGATCCCGAAGCGCCCGAGGTCGTTTTGACGGTGCGTGGTGTCGGATATAAAGCAGGTTCCTGA
- a CDS encoding proline-rich domain-containing protein, translating into MSQPEHGQNPPPGGQPAWGNQPQGGNQPPWGSQPQGGNQPQWGGQPQWGGPQAWAAPQAGGQYRPGQPPGGWPPGPPYGQPFYVAPPKPGIIPLRPLQFGEILDGSFQTIRRNAASMFGSALIVQVLGAVLIGIVTVGMVQLSTTFESVSSEADFADAMGPFFAFMAGTLGVSVLIGFLGSVLQGVLVVPVSRSVLNRRTGFKQMWKLAGPRIIPLLGVAALLTLGGLLAVAAVIGIAILLFTAMGPAALLIVLPLGLGAVVAFVWIGLKLMLAPAVIVVERTGVYDGLLRSWKLTRNNWWRIFGITLVVAIMVGIIAQIVQIPVSLVSAAIGGVVAPHPDAESMTSTLVLTTVISTAIGALVGSVTFAFQASVSSLIYMDLRMRRDGLDVELMRLMETGSDPEGIPGGPSNAPANTAWPPSEGQFPSAPPGQQPQA; encoded by the coding sequence GTGTCACAGCCAGAGCACGGCCAGAATCCACCGCCGGGTGGTCAGCCCGCGTGGGGTAACCAACCACAAGGCGGCAATCAGCCACCGTGGGGCAGCCAACCACAAGGCGGCAATCAGCCGCAGTGGGGCGGCCAACCACAGTGGGGCGGCCCCCAGGCTTGGGCTGCGCCGCAGGCTGGCGGGCAATATCGTCCAGGTCAACCTCCTGGCGGCTGGCCTCCAGGTCCACCCTACGGGCAACCCTTTTATGTCGCGCCTCCCAAGCCCGGAATCATCCCCCTGCGTCCGCTGCAATTCGGCGAGATCCTTGATGGCTCGTTCCAGACGATCCGCCGCAATGCCGCTTCCATGTTTGGCTCCGCGCTGATCGTGCAAGTCCTCGGGGCAGTCCTGATCGGCATTGTCACGGTGGGCATGGTCCAGTTGTCCACGACCTTTGAATCCGTCAGTTCGGAAGCGGATTTTGCCGACGCGATGGGTCCGTTCTTCGCGTTCATGGCCGGCACCCTAGGGGTTTCGGTGCTGATTGGGTTCCTGGGATCCGTCCTCCAAGGTGTCCTGGTGGTGCCCGTCTCCCGTTCGGTGCTCAACCGGCGGACAGGATTCAAGCAGATGTGGAAACTGGCGGGCCCCCGGATAATTCCTCTGCTGGGCGTTGCTGCGCTGCTGACGCTGGGCGGCCTTCTCGCCGTTGCCGCGGTGATCGGGATTGCGATCTTGCTGTTCACCGCCATGGGACCTGCCGCGCTGCTGATTGTCCTGCCTCTGGGGCTGGGTGCAGTGGTGGCCTTTGTGTGGATCGGCCTGAAGTTGATGCTGGCCCCTGCAGTGATAGTGGTGGAGCGGACCGGAGTTTACGACGGACTTCTCAGGTCGTGGAAGTTGACCAGGAACAACTGGTGGCGCATTTTCGGCATCACGCTGGTGGTAGCCATCATGGTGGGAATCATCGCCCAAATTGTCCAAATTCCCGTGTCCTTGGTCTCCGCCGCCATCGGTGGAGTAGTGGCCCCCCACCCCGACGCGGAGTCGATGACCTCCACGCTGGTTCTGACGACCGTGATTTCCACGGCGATCGGGGCACTGGTGGGGTCTGTAACGTTCGCCTTTCAAGCGTCCGTTTCCAGCCTGATCTACATGGACCTACGCATGCGGCGGGACGGTCTGGATGTTGAATTGATGCGGCTGATGGAAACGGGTTCCGATCCTGAAGGGATCCCCGGCGGACCATCCAATGCGCCCGCTAACACCGCCTGGCCACCGAGCGAGGGACAGTTTCCGTCCGCTCCCCCAGGGCAGCAACCTCAGGCATGA
- a CDS encoding DUF4129 domain-containing protein translates to MRAAAIDVFSSWALMEPPVIPDRDEARRWAVEELSNPRYPDATPGWLEQMWRDFMDWLSSLDGGSGAGPNIAVPLMVVLALVLIIAAIFFVRPRLNARRAKEAEDLYGNDRTVDAEGYRARAATAADGGNWPAAVVDQFRALVRSAEERDIIDARAGRTADEAAAQLGGVFGAAQAKLIAAAGVFDAVRYGDHPATRADYESVRQLDAELLALKPDFAGQANAGFAVPR, encoded by the coding sequence ATGAGGGCAGCCGCGATCGATGTATTTTCGTCATGGGCATTGATGGAACCGCCTGTGATCCCGGACCGGGACGAAGCGCGACGCTGGGCCGTTGAGGAGCTATCTAACCCCCGGTACCCGGACGCGACGCCCGGCTGGCTTGAACAGATGTGGCGGGATTTCATGGATTGGCTTTCATCCTTGGATGGTGGATCCGGTGCCGGGCCCAACATCGCTGTTCCGTTGATGGTGGTTCTGGCTTTGGTGCTCATCATCGCCGCCATCTTCTTCGTGAGGCCGAGGTTGAACGCCCGGAGGGCTAAAGAGGCGGAAGACCTCTATGGAAACGACCGCACAGTCGACGCAGAGGGCTACCGTGCACGGGCGGCGACAGCAGCCGACGGCGGCAACTGGCCGGCCGCCGTCGTCGATCAGTTCCGTGCTCTTGTCCGCTCCGCGGAAGAACGGGACATCATTGATGCTCGAGCCGGCAGGACCGCAGACGAAGCCGCCGCTCAATTGGGCGGGGTTTTTGGTGCGGCACAAGCCAAGCTGATCGCCGCTGCCGGTGTTTTCGATGCCGTGCGGTATGGCGACCACCCGGCAACACGCGCGGACTACGAGTCAGTCCGCCAGCTGGATGCTGAACTTCTTGCGCTGAAGCCTGACTTCGCAGGACAGGCCAACGCTGGATTCGCGGTTCCCCGATGA
- a CDS encoding DUF4350 domain-containing protein codes for MTTNEHVGQEEITTPGFPAGGRFKAWFQKHLVWIALGALLAGLVIFLAIDSVAGATDSRRLSARNPAPDGGMAVAEILGRHGVSVTPTETFEDTLEALSNKDDATVFLFDAQGFLDRSQLEEITAAADRVVVVTPRLRTLNGLAEGIRPGGVVPEAIQVIEPGCEQDDALAAGRVSAQGSVFSGPVVCYAPRGSGPGLYAESADGRVIVLGSRELLDNQHVALEGNAALALRTLGNNANLVWYLPGVGDIPASNSSPTLNELAPRWLAFAGPWLGFVALLAIVWRGRRMGPLVFEPLPVVVKAAETAEGRARLYQDSRAVERAARNLRAGTLSRLARHFNLGADATTEAILDTTARHVKLPATEVRSVLIDFMPESEGQLVQWAQQIERIEQEAIAR; via the coding sequence ATGACCACGAACGAACATGTGGGCCAGGAGGAAATCACTACCCCAGGTTTCCCGGCCGGCGGGAGGTTCAAAGCCTGGTTCCAAAAACACCTCGTGTGGATTGCCTTGGGGGCCTTGCTTGCTGGTTTGGTAATTTTCCTGGCTATTGACAGCGTTGCAGGCGCCACCGACTCCCGGCGCTTGTCAGCGCGGAACCCGGCACCGGACGGCGGAATGGCGGTAGCCGAGATCCTGGGGCGCCACGGCGTGTCCGTCACTCCGACCGAGACGTTCGAGGACACGTTGGAGGCGCTATCAAACAAAGATGACGCCACGGTATTCCTCTTTGACGCACAGGGCTTCCTTGACCGGTCCCAGCTTGAGGAGATCACAGCCGCAGCAGACCGTGTAGTGGTGGTGACTCCACGCCTCAGGACGCTCAATGGCCTGGCTGAAGGTATCCGCCCTGGCGGCGTGGTTCCGGAAGCGATACAGGTCATTGAACCGGGTTGCGAGCAGGACGATGCCTTGGCAGCGGGCCGCGTATCGGCGCAAGGATCCGTCTTTTCAGGACCCGTAGTTTGCTACGCCCCGCGTGGGAGCGGACCCGGGTTGTACGCGGAATCAGCCGATGGCAGGGTCATTGTTTTGGGCAGCAGGGAGCTCTTGGACAATCAACACGTTGCACTGGAGGGAAATGCGGCCCTCGCCCTCCGAACGCTGGGCAACAACGCGAACCTCGTGTGGTACCTCCCCGGGGTCGGAGATATCCCGGCGTCAAATTCAAGCCCCACGCTCAACGAGCTCGCGCCGCGATGGCTTGCCTTCGCGGGCCCCTGGCTGGGCTTCGTAGCCCTGCTGGCCATCGTATGGCGGGGCCGACGCATGGGCCCTTTGGTTTTCGAGCCACTGCCCGTGGTGGTCAAGGCCGCCGAAACAGCAGAAGGGCGTGCTCGCCTGTACCAGGACTCACGCGCCGTGGAGCGGGCCGCCCGGAATTTGAGGGCCGGAACCCTGTCACGGCTGGCCCGGCACTTCAACCTTGGAGCCGACGCCACCACCGAAGCAATTCTGGATACAACAGCCCGCCATGTGAAGCTGCCGGCCACGGAAGTGCGGTCCGTCCTGATCGACTTCATGCCCGAAAGTGAAGGACAGCTGGTGCAGTGGGCACAACAGATTGAACGAATCGAACAGGAAGCGATCGCCAGATGA
- a CDS encoding MoxR family ATPase — MSSHTDSNSHYAETTSQQEALQNEASQHEAPPSENGQRHPLEDPARQSLLNVRAEVGKAVVGQDSTVTGMLIALLCDGHVLLEGVPGVAKTLLVRALSTALSLDTKRVQFTPDLMPGDVTGSLVYDSHTSEFTFREGPVFTNIMLADEINRTPPKTQASLLEAMEERQVSVDGVSRPLPSPFIVAATQNPVEYEGTYPLPEAQLDRFLLKLTMPLPGRAEEIEVIRRHASGFDPRNLSAAGVRPVAGAVELSNAQAAVAHVAVAPEILAYIVDVVRATRSAPSFQLGVSPRGATALLKTSKAWAWLSGRSFVTPDDVKALSLPCLRHRVGLRPEAQMDGIVVDDVLGSILASVPVPR, encoded by the coding sequence ATGAGCAGCCACACGGACAGCAACAGCCACTACGCGGAGACGACGTCCCAGCAGGAAGCCCTGCAGAACGAGGCGTCGCAGCACGAGGCGCCACCTTCAGAAAACGGGCAGAGGCACCCCCTTGAGGATCCGGCACGGCAGTCGTTGCTCAATGTCAGAGCCGAAGTGGGCAAAGCTGTAGTCGGTCAGGACTCCACGGTTACCGGCATGCTGATCGCCCTGCTATGTGACGGACATGTCCTCCTCGAGGGTGTTCCCGGCGTGGCCAAGACCCTTTTGGTCAGGGCTTTGTCCACCGCTCTGAGCTTGGACACCAAGCGTGTTCAGTTCACTCCGGACCTCATGCCCGGTGACGTCACGGGCTCTTTGGTCTATGACTCCCACACGTCCGAGTTCACTTTCCGTGAAGGCCCGGTGTTCACCAACATCATGCTGGCCGACGAGATCAACCGAACCCCGCCGAAGACCCAGGCTTCACTCCTGGAGGCAATGGAAGAGCGCCAGGTTTCCGTGGACGGCGTATCGCGTCCACTGCCAAGTCCGTTCATTGTTGCGGCCACCCAGAACCCTGTGGAGTACGAGGGAACCTATCCCCTGCCGGAGGCGCAGCTGGACCGTTTCCTCCTCAAGTTGACCATGCCGCTGCCCGGCCGGGCTGAGGAGATTGAAGTCATCCGCCGCCATGCCAGCGGGTTTGATCCCCGCAACCTTTCCGCAGCCGGCGTGCGCCCGGTGGCTGGCGCCGTCGAGCTTTCCAACGCCCAAGCAGCCGTTGCGCACGTGGCTGTGGCTCCGGAGATCCTCGCGTACATCGTTGACGTTGTTCGCGCCACAAGGTCTGCGCCCTCATTCCAACTCGGCGTTTCGCCGCGCGGGGCAACCGCGCTGCTCAAAACCTCAAAAGCGTGGGCGTGGTTGTCCGGCAGGTCCTTCGTCACCCCGGACGACGTCAAAGCGTTGTCCTTGCCGTGCCTGAGGCACAGGGTAGGTCTGCGGCCGGAAGCCCAGATGGACGGCATTGTGGTGGACGATGTCTTGGGCAGTATTCTCGCCTCCGTCCCGGTACCGCGATGA
- a CDS encoding DUF58 domain-containing protein, with amino-acid sequence MAITGRFVLLSLLGLVPLVAFPAWSTVLLVGAGLVLVLVLDLVLAASPAQLALERVLPGNVTLEGKADSVVTITNPTRRTLRAEVRDTWQPSAGAVNSAQSLVVPAGERRRMTVTLVPRRRGDLTSPHVTIRSMGPLGMAARQRTRVLPGQLRVLPPFHSKRHLPSKLRKLRELDGRAAVQIRGAGTEFDSLRDYVRGDDVRSIDWRATARRTSVVVRTWRPERDRRVVIVLDTSRTAAARIEDEPRLDTGIEAALLLAVLAERGGDRVDFLAYDRRLRARVESASKGNLLGQLVQAMAPLEAELIELDWQQVPAQVRAVSAHRSMVVLLTALDGGAPEEGLLPTVAQLARQHVVVVASVRDPLLSAMKKERTTASQVFRAAAAERALLERSAVMAQLRQLGAEVVDAEPHDVPPLLADTYIRLKAAGRL; translated from the coding sequence GTGGCCATAACGGGTCGTTTTGTGTTGCTTTCTCTGCTGGGTCTGGTGCCGTTGGTGGCTTTTCCCGCGTGGAGCACTGTCCTGTTGGTTGGCGCGGGGCTGGTTCTTGTGCTGGTGTTGGATCTGGTGCTGGCGGCGTCGCCCGCTCAGCTTGCCCTGGAACGCGTCCTCCCTGGAAACGTGACGCTCGAGGGCAAAGCTGACTCTGTAGTGACCATCACCAACCCCACCCGGCGCACATTGCGGGCGGAAGTCAGAGATACCTGGCAGCCCTCAGCGGGGGCCGTGAACTCTGCGCAATCCCTTGTGGTCCCGGCTGGTGAGCGCCGGCGCATGACAGTGACCTTGGTCCCTCGGCGACGCGGCGACCTTACAAGCCCCCATGTGACCATCCGCTCCATGGGTCCCCTGGGAATGGCGGCGAGGCAGCGCACACGCGTCCTGCCTGGCCAGTTGCGGGTCCTCCCGCCGTTCCACTCGAAACGTCATCTCCCATCCAAACTCCGGAAGCTCCGGGAACTGGACGGCAGGGCCGCCGTGCAGATCCGCGGGGCAGGTACCGAATTCGACTCGTTGCGTGACTACGTCCGCGGTGACGACGTCCGGTCCATCGACTGGCGCGCTACCGCACGCCGCACATCGGTGGTGGTGCGGACGTGGCGCCCCGAGCGCGACAGGCGCGTGGTGATTGTTCTTGATACTTCCCGGACGGCGGCAGCAAGAATCGAAGATGAACCGCGGCTCGATACTGGAATTGAGGCCGCTCTGCTGCTCGCCGTGCTGGCCGAGCGCGGAGGCGACCGTGTGGATTTCCTCGCCTACGACCGGAGGCTCCGCGCACGGGTTGAGTCGGCGTCGAAAGGAAATTTGCTGGGTCAGCTCGTTCAAGCCATGGCTCCCTTGGAGGCTGAACTGATCGAGCTCGATTGGCAGCAGGTTCCTGCTCAAGTGCGTGCCGTCTCGGCGCATCGCTCCATGGTGGTGCTGTTGACGGCGCTTGACGGCGGCGCCCCGGAAGAGGGCCTCCTGCCTACCGTTGCCCAACTGGCACGCCAGCACGTTGTGGTGGTGGCATCCGTCCGGGATCCCTTGCTTTCTGCCATGAAGAAAGAGAGGACTACGGCGAGTCAGGTTTTCCGGGCAGCGGCGGCCGAACGCGCGCTCTTGGAACGCTCAGCGGTGATGGCTCAGCTCCGGCAGCTTGGAGCCGAGGTGGTGGATGCCGAACCCCACGATGTTCCTCCACTGCTCGCTGATACGTATATTCGCCTCAAAGCAGCCGGCCGGCTCTAA
- a CDS encoding DUF4166 domain-containing protein produces MNSPIYQLALGEDFARLTPELQKYFSLAAGSGFYGIGEGVFDVVGCRQKWLRPLLALTGGEEAFFPEYGEGIPFRIENHAHVDPFGRPALTARREIYFPSGTRLFHDTTSAILPGHGDRNARLVDHVGRYRRLVTDLDVSVTSQGRLRGVSQASRLFLGPLRIPLPAALDARAYAEQWWDNDEGKHRIQVKVIQPQIGLVLVYAGRFDYRLAPYLPGMAPGNSLPRYAEPDRWEKRI; encoded by the coding sequence ATGAATAGCCCCATCTACCAGCTGGCGCTGGGCGAGGATTTCGCCCGGCTCACCCCGGAACTCCAAAAGTATTTCTCGTTGGCGGCCGGATCGGGTTTCTATGGAATAGGCGAAGGCGTCTTTGACGTGGTGGGGTGCCGGCAGAAATGGTTGCGGCCGCTCCTCGCATTGACAGGAGGCGAGGAAGCCTTCTTTCCAGAGTACGGCGAGGGAATTCCGTTCCGGATCGAAAACCACGCCCATGTGGATCCTTTCGGACGCCCGGCACTAACAGCGCGCCGGGAGATCTACTTCCCGTCCGGAACACGGCTCTTCCACGATACGACCAGCGCCATCCTGCCTGGCCATGGGGATCGAAACGCCCGCTTGGTGGACCATGTAGGCCGTTACCGCCGACTGGTCACGGACCTGGATGTCAGCGTCACCTCCCAAGGCCGCCTCCGTGGTGTGTCCCAGGCGAGCAGGCTCTTCCTGGGCCCCCTGCGCATTCCGCTGCCGGCAGCCCTCGACGCACGAGCGTATGCCGAACAATGGTGGGACAACGACGAGGGCAAGCACCGCATTCAGGTCAAGGTCATCCAGCCACAGATCGGTCTGGTTCTTGTCTATGCAGGACGCTTCGACTACCGCCTGGCACCGTACTTGCCAGGAATGGCCCCCGGTAACTCCCTCCCCCGCTATGCCGAACCAGACCGCTGGGAAAAGAGAATCTGA
- a CDS encoding chorismate mutase → MTEQNNALPHDADSFNPAASSLAGHVDRAVMDELLSIRSSIDNIDATLVFLLAERFKATQKVGILKATHKLPAGDPGRESAQIARLRRLAEDAHLDPAFAEKFLNFIISEVIRHHEAIAEDHQISSQQA, encoded by the coding sequence ATGACCGAGCAGAACAACGCCCTTCCCCATGACGCCGATTCCTTCAACCCGGCAGCGAGCTCCTTGGCCGGCCACGTGGACCGTGCCGTCATGGATGAGCTGCTGTCCATCCGGTCCAGCATCGACAACATTGACGCAACACTTGTTTTCCTGCTCGCTGAACGCTTCAAGGCCACCCAAAAAGTTGGCATCCTGAAGGCCACACACAAGCTTCCCGCCGGAGATCCGGGCCGCGAATCCGCCCAGATCGCCCGCTTGCGCAGGCTCGCCGAGGATGCGCACCTCGATCCAGCCTTCGCAGAGAAATTCCTCAACTTCATCATCAGTGAAGTGATCCGCCATCACGAGGCCATCGCCGAGGATCACCAGATCTCCAGCCAGCAGGCCTAA